The proteins below come from a single Prolixibacter sp. NT017 genomic window:
- a CDS encoding RagB/SusD family nutrient uptake outer membrane protein: MKNLIYIIAIFFAGAVTSCSKDYLDAPTKSSLDESVIFANVDLAKSAVDGIKIDFGETNSYRGRFLPWYGMNTDIEWYNNSDKYPDGKADLCVYAATPTNSQMNDTKNAWAKMYEGIERANMCIKGIRAYGNPQPGNDMGQLLGEALTLRAVYYSDLVKAWGDVPARFEPITTATLYLPRVSRDSILKHLIADLGEAETLVAWPNATSATSDVEHINKAFVKGFRARLCMEAAGYYEHADGSVGRSSDPDLSVDKMYPIALQECQDVINSGTCQLEPSFETVFKKNCQDNINAGGESLWEIPFADGRGRMLFTFAVPHKSVDQFTSQARGGQAGPLPYMYYDYNSQDTRRDVSCVPYYWGVANKEGIAQQEPSGIDTWYFGKYRYEWMNRIVTSTNDDGVNKIYMRYAEVVLMAAEAANELDGPSAAAPYLKMIRERAFPESDWSTEVDDYINNLTTKETMFNAIVKENKLEFCGEMLRKEQLIRWNLLKTELDSAKIKMNELANRTGEYADVPSKLYYGYESDGVTLKMYGLNRGETADKSSDYAYSTTWADPTQLTDTKINSIYAQDPDQYQFWPIWQVFIDASNGQLKNEYAY, encoded by the coding sequence ATGAAAAATTTAATATATATCATAGCCATCTTTTTTGCAGGCGCGGTAACCTCCTGTAGCAAGGACTACCTCGATGCGCCTACAAAATCCTCACTGGATGAATCCGTCATCTTCGCAAATGTCGACCTGGCAAAAAGTGCGGTAGACGGAATCAAAATCGATTTTGGGGAAACCAACTCCTACCGTGGCCGGTTCCTGCCCTGGTACGGCATGAATACGGATATTGAATGGTACAACAACTCAGATAAATATCCTGACGGAAAGGCCGACCTGTGTGTTTATGCAGCAACTCCGACCAACAGTCAGATGAATGATACAAAAAATGCCTGGGCCAAAATGTATGAAGGGATTGAACGGGCCAACATGTGTATCAAAGGGATCAGGGCTTATGGAAATCCACAGCCCGGAAACGATATGGGACAACTGCTGGGTGAAGCACTGACCCTGCGGGCTGTTTACTATTCCGACCTGGTGAAAGCCTGGGGTGATGTTCCGGCACGTTTTGAACCCATCACCACGGCAACCCTCTACTTACCCAGAGTCAGCCGTGATTCCATCCTGAAGCATCTGATCGCCGACCTGGGCGAAGCAGAAACCCTGGTGGCATGGCCGAATGCGACTAGTGCAACCAGCGATGTGGAGCACATCAACAAAGCCTTTGTAAAAGGTTTCCGGGCGCGTCTCTGCATGGAAGCAGCAGGTTATTACGAACATGCTGATGGTTCGGTTGGTCGCAGTTCCGACCCGGACTTATCGGTCGATAAAATGTATCCCATCGCCCTACAGGAATGCCAGGATGTGATCAACAGCGGAACCTGCCAACTGGAGCCTTCTTTTGAAACCGTTTTCAAAAAGAATTGCCAGGATAATATCAACGCGGGTGGCGAATCGTTGTGGGAGATTCCGTTTGCCGACGGTCGTGGCCGCATGCTCTTCACCTTTGCTGTTCCACACAAGAGTGTTGACCAGTTTACCAGTCAGGCTCGAGGCGGACAGGCCGGCCCCCTTCCATACATGTACTATGATTACAATTCCCAGGATACCCGTCGGGATGTAAGCTGTGTTCCTTATTACTGGGGAGTAGCCAACAAAGAGGGTATTGCTCAGCAGGAGCCCTCAGGAATCGACACCTGGTACTTCGGAAAATACCGCTACGAGTGGATGAACCGAATCGTCACCTCAACCAACGACGATGGGGTCAACAAAATCTACATGCGTTATGCTGAAGTTGTTCTGATGGCTGCTGAGGCCGCCAACGAATTAGATGGTCCTTCAGCTGCTGCACCCTACCTGAAAATGATTCGTGAACGTGCATTTCCGGAAAGTGACTGGTCAACCGAGGTGGATGATTACATCAATAACCTGACGACGAAGGAGACCATGTTTAATGCCATCGTAAAAGAGAATAAACTGGAGTTCTGTGGTGAAATGCTGCGAAAAGAACAACTGATTCGCTGGAATCTGCTTAAAACGGAGTTGGATTCGGCAAAAATAAAAATGAACGAGCTCGCCAACCGGACCGGTGAATATGCTGATGTTCCTTCGAAACTCTATTACGGTTACGAATCTGACGGCGTTACGCTCAAAATGTACGGTCTGAATCGAGGTGAAACGGCTGATAAATCATCTGATTATGCTTACAGCACCACCTGGGCTGACCCGACCCAATTGACCGATACCAAGATAAACTCCATCTATGCCCAGGATCCGGATCAATATCAATTCTGGCCCATCTGGCAGGTATTTATCGATGCCAGCAACGGACAATTGAAAAACGAGTATGCTTACTAA
- a CDS encoding DUF5123 domain-containing protein — protein MKNKYITLALIFGLLSTIFMSCQDNIPAVIDQLTFERVFTPLNLQVKVRDKTTAEISWDERGDASSYILQVSQDSLDFSDIVETDTITSSDNPYSVDLIGNLRYSVRMVGISDSLSNSKWSDGVTFKTLPENIFYAVADTDIHATSATLRWPAKSKVTDLVVNPGDTKVSLTAQEIANGAATISGLTGRTTYTVKLYKDTIVRGTASFTTYVDVANATPVHPGDDLATVIANAGSGDVLALYPGDYSASAGNITIDKSITIVGVYPFNKPLLHNQFVIADGAQDVVLEALDMNGAYTDATDMPVTLDEPVQYNTTDFATLGTLTLRNVTVDTYNKSFISDGGSQFETSSILVDNCVVSNVYNSGGDFIDSRKSFIQNLTVTNSTFNNCATVNTRDFIRMDGGTKGNSYDDGTNTPVIVVSHCTLYDVMNSSSSTKRMFYVRWSMNEITSSHNILSDMGNSVYSNQSATTQPVCDYNNYFNADGYISGDNLSDNSNTYTTEDPGFKNPATGDFTISNPALIDNQVGDPRWY, from the coding sequence ATGAAAAACAAGTATATCACATTAGCACTTATCTTCGGATTGTTGTCCACGATCTTCATGTCGTGTCAGGATAACATTCCGGCGGTAATCGATCAGTTGACATTTGAGCGGGTATTTACTCCTCTTAATCTTCAGGTAAAAGTCCGGGATAAAACAACCGCTGAAATCAGTTGGGACGAGCGCGGTGACGCATCATCCTATATTCTTCAAGTCAGTCAGGACAGTCTGGATTTTAGCGATATTGTGGAGACGGATACGATTACCTCTTCCGATAATCCCTACAGTGTCGATTTGATTGGTAACCTGCGTTACTCTGTCAGGATGGTGGGTATCAGCGACAGTCTGTCCAATTCCAAATGGAGCGATGGGGTGACTTTTAAAACCCTGCCGGAGAATATCTTCTATGCAGTAGCCGATACAGATATTCATGCAACCAGCGCTACATTAAGGTGGCCGGCCAAAAGCAAAGTGACTGACCTGGTGGTAAATCCGGGTGATACAAAAGTTTCGCTAACCGCTCAGGAGATCGCCAATGGTGCAGCTACCATTTCAGGACTGACAGGAAGAACCACCTACACCGTTAAACTCTATAAGGATACGATCGTTCGTGGTACAGCTTCATTTACGACTTATGTCGATGTAGCCAACGCTACACCTGTCCATCCAGGCGACGACCTGGCAACCGTTATTGCCAATGCCGGTTCCGGTGATGTACTGGCCCTCTATCCGGGTGATTATTCAGCTTCTGCCGGTAATATTACCATCGATAAGTCGATAACCATTGTAGGGGTTTACCCATTTAATAAGCCACTTCTCCACAACCAGTTTGTTATCGCCGACGGGGCACAGGATGTTGTGCTGGAAGCACTTGATATGAATGGTGCGTATACCGATGCAACTGACATGCCTGTTACGCTCGATGAGCCGGTTCAATACAACACCACCGATTTTGCCACATTAGGTACACTGACCCTGAGAAATGTAACGGTTGACACCTATAATAAATCGTTCATTTCGGATGGAGGCTCTCAGTTTGAAACATCCTCCATCCTGGTTGACAACTGCGTGGTCAGTAATGTATACAACAGCGGCGGTGATTTCATCGATTCCCGTAAATCGTTTATCCAAAATCTGACGGTTACCAACAGTACATTCAACAACTGTGCTACGGTGAATACACGTGATTTCATCCGTATGGACGGAGGAACCAAGGGCAATTCTTATGATGACGGAACGAACACTCCGGTTATCGTGGTCAGCCACTGTACATTATACGACGTAATGAACAGCAGCTCCTCAACTAAACGGATGTTCTATGTGCGTTGGTCGATGAACGAAATCACGTCAAGCCATAACATCCTGTCGGATATGGGTAACTCAGTTTACTCCAATCAATCGGCGACTACACAACCTGTTTGCGACTATAACAACTATTTCAATGCCGACGGATATATTTCAGGCGATAACCTGAGTGATAACTCAAACACGTACACTACTGAAGATCCTGGTTTTAAAAATCCGGCGACCGGAGACTTTACCATCAGTAATCCAGCATTGATTGATAATCAGGTCGGCGATCCGCGTTGGTATTAG
- a CDS encoding T9SS type A sorting domain-containing protein — protein sequence MKKRIPSIFIFSLISLLTISAFAQGNDLPAFPGAEGYGKYTTGGRGGQVIYVTSLSDDYAPGTLRYALYQSGPRIIEFKVSGTIQLKSDLKITQPNVTIAGQTAPGDGICLRDYPVIVEADNVIIRFMRFRMGDAAKQQNDALGGRNHKNIIIDHCSASWSTDECVSFYDNQNFTLQWCIISESLRNSIHEKGSHGYGGIWGGEKATFHHNLLADHDSRNPRFCGSRYTNQPDEELVDYRNNVIYNWGHNSAYAGEGGSYNMVNNYYKSGPATSSSVRFRILQPYADDGSNQQPSGTYGHFYIAGNYVENSSNVTNNNWTGVSLHSSFTTYAPNVTLSDVRAANEFSVEPVKTTTAQEAYQDVLNYAGASLVRDTVDKRIVHDTQTGTPTYNDGGNGSTGGIIDTQTAVGGWPELKSTTAPADSDGDGMPDEWEKANNLDPNNPNDAQQTTVDGQYPNLEVYLNSLVAGIMQNEGSVATAVDGLKKNIDPLKVVYNQRTKQLDIRHTRTIVKVQLYSVTGIQVKTFNTDQQTLSIQLPDLAKGVYIVRVWDDLNRAYSQKILNY from the coding sequence ATGAAGAAGCGGATTCCATCCATATTTATATTTTCTCTGATTTCGTTGCTGACGATATCGGCATTTGCCCAGGGAAATGATCTGCCCGCCTTCCCGGGAGCTGAAGGCTACGGGAAATACACCACCGGAGGACGCGGTGGTCAGGTTATTTATGTTACCAGCCTCAGCGATGATTACGCGCCCGGCACACTTCGCTATGCCCTGTACCAATCGGGCCCCAGAATCATCGAATTCAAAGTTTCAGGTACCATCCAGCTAAAATCGGACCTGAAGATTACCCAACCCAATGTAACCATTGCCGGACAAACAGCGCCAGGTGATGGAATCTGTCTGCGCGATTATCCCGTAATCGTTGAAGCCGACAACGTCATTATCCGTTTTATGCGTTTCCGCATGGGTGATGCTGCCAAACAGCAGAATGATGCCCTGGGCGGTCGCAACCATAAAAATATTATCATCGACCATTGCTCGGCAAGCTGGTCGACCGACGAATGTGTTTCGTTTTACGACAACCAAAATTTCACCCTTCAGTGGTGCATTATTTCCGAGAGCCTTCGCAATTCCATCCATGAAAAAGGCTCCCACGGCTATGGAGGTATCTGGGGTGGAGAGAAAGCCACCTTTCACCACAACCTGCTGGCCGATCACGACAGCCGCAATCCCCGTTTCTGCGGAAGCCGGTACACCAACCAACCCGATGAGGAATTGGTTGACTACCGCAACAACGTTATTTACAACTGGGGACATAACAGTGCCTACGCGGGCGAAGGCGGCAGCTACAACATGGTGAACAACTATTATAAATCGGGACCAGCTACTTCCTCTTCTGTTCGGTTCAGAATACTGCAACCCTACGCTGACGATGGTTCCAACCAGCAACCATCCGGTACGTACGGACACTTTTATATCGCCGGCAACTATGTCGAAAACAGCTCGAACGTAACCAATAACAACTGGACCGGCGTTTCGCTGCATTCTTCATTTACGACTTATGCGCCCAATGTTACGCTCAGTGACGTGAGAGCGGCAAACGAATTCTCGGTAGAACCGGTAAAAACGACCACCGCACAGGAGGCTTACCAGGATGTTTTGAATTACGCCGGAGCTTCCCTGGTTCGTGATACTGTAGACAAACGCATTGTTCACGACACGCAAACCGGAACTCCCACCTACAACGATGGAGGCAACGGCAGCACGGGAGGAATTATCGATACGCAAACAGCTGTTGGCGGATGGCCTGAACTAAAATCAACCACTGCACCGGCCGATTCCGATGGCGATGGCATGCCCGACGAGTGGGAAAAGGCCAACAATCTCGATCCCAACAATCCGAATGATGCACAACAAACTACGGTGGATGGTCAGTATCCGAACCTGGAAGTCTACCTCAACAGTTTGGTGGCCGGCATTATGCAAAACGAAGGAAGTGTAGCGACAGCTGTAGACGGGCTAAAAAAAAATATCGATCCGCTGAAGGTAGTTTACAACCAACGGACGAAACAGCTTGATATCCGCCACACCCGTACGATTGTCAAAGTACAGCTGTATTCAGTCACCGGGATACAAGTCAAGACATTCAATACCGATCAACAAACACTGAGCATTCAGTTGCCGGACCTGGCAAAAGGGGTCTATATCGTGCGGGTTTGGGATGATCTAAATCGCGCTTATTCACAGAAAATATTGAATTACTGA
- a CDS encoding pectinesterase family protein, translated as MNRKSLLILIFFSVVCQWSFARTNDSYDFVVSKKGDGDFTTVQAAINAVPDFRKQTTTIYIENGVYKEKLVLPASKNNVTFIGESADSTIITYDDYASKKNRFGEEMGTTGSSGFYIFGNDFTAKNITFRNTAGPVGQAVAVRILGDRVFFENCRFLGFQDTLYPYGENSRQYYKNCYIEGTVDFIFGWSTAVFDHCHIFCKSPGYVTAASTMKDTPFGFVFLHCDISGSAPAHSVYLGRPWRPYAKTAFIECKLSDVIKPEGWFNWNKKEAEKTVTYVEYKNTGAGATPDKRVSWSHQLTAKERQKYTLENIFRGWTPGQPFKEKHR; from the coding sequence ATGAACCGGAAAAGCCTTCTCATACTCATCTTCTTCAGCGTTGTTTGTCAATGGTCATTCGCCAGGACAAATGACAGCTATGATTTTGTGGTTTCGAAAAAAGGAGACGGCGATTTCACTACGGTACAGGCCGCTATCAATGCGGTACCCGATTTTCGCAAGCAAACCACCACCATCTACATTGAGAATGGTGTATACAAGGAAAAATTGGTTCTTCCGGCGTCCAAAAACAACGTCACGTTTATCGGCGAAAGCGCAGACAGCACCATCATCACGTACGACGATTATGCATCGAAGAAAAACCGTTTTGGTGAGGAGATGGGAACGACCGGGTCATCCGGCTTCTACATTTTCGGAAACGATTTTACCGCTAAGAATATCACCTTCCGGAACACAGCTGGTCCAGTGGGACAAGCGGTTGCTGTCCGCATTTTAGGCGACCGCGTCTTTTTCGAGAATTGCCGCTTTCTCGGATTTCAGGATACACTTTATCCTTACGGGGAAAACAGTCGCCAGTACTATAAGAACTGCTACATTGAGGGAACCGTAGATTTCATTTTTGGCTGGTCGACCGCTGTATTTGATCACTGCCACATTTTTTGCAAAAGTCCGGGTTACGTAACGGCAGCCAGTACGATGAAAGATACGCCGTTCGGATTTGTATTCCTGCACTGCGATATTTCTGGAAGCGCTCCGGCTCACTCCGTCTACCTCGGGCGTCCCTGGAGACCTTATGCAAAAACCGCTTTCATCGAGTGCAAACTAAGTGATGTCATCAAACCGGAAGGCTGGTTCAACTGGAATAAAAAAGAGGCTGAAAAAACGGTCACTTACGTGGAATACAAAAACACCGGAGCAGGTGCAACTCCGGACAAACGAGTGTCATGGTCGCATCAGCTGACGGCAAAAGAGAGACAAAAATATACGCTGGAGAATATTTTTCGGGGATGGACTCCGGGGCAACCATTCAAGGAAAAACACCGGTAA
- a CDS encoding pectinesterase family protein — protein sequence MKKKIQLFGIIVLMLGTIAWSCSRNNNKRIIVAADGSGDYTTVQEAINAAPSSSKETTVIYIKSGVYKEKVVVPANKQNIHFIGEDAKNTIITWDDYSGKGDINTFTSYTMKIMGNHILMENLTIENSEGLRGQAVALDVEGDQCVFKNCRIVGNQDTLYAAGDNARQYFKNCHIEGTTDFIFGSSTAVFQDCDIQCKKQSFITAARTPQGQPFGYVFMNCKIKAAPGIGQVYLGRPWRAYANVVFMNCQLGDFIRPEGWSNWHDTDRYKTAFYAEHHNTGAGADTTQRVSWSHQLTDEQAQKYTVENILGLNSWKLK from the coding sequence ATGAAGAAGAAAATACAACTATTCGGAATTATTGTCTTGATGCTTGGCACAATCGCCTGGTCGTGCTCCAGAAACAACAACAAGCGGATTATTGTCGCTGCAGACGGCTCGGGTGACTATACCACCGTGCAGGAAGCCATCAATGCAGCGCCTTCTTCTTCGAAAGAAACAACGGTTATCTATATCAAATCCGGAGTTTATAAGGAGAAAGTCGTTGTTCCCGCAAACAAGCAAAATATTCACTTCATCGGTGAAGACGCTAAAAATACCATCATCACCTGGGACGATTATTCCGGGAAAGGCGATATCAACACATTCACTTCCTACACCATGAAAATCATGGGTAACCATATCCTGATGGAAAATCTCACTATCGAGAATTCCGAAGGTTTGCGTGGACAAGCTGTAGCCCTCGATGTGGAAGGTGACCAGTGTGTGTTTAAAAACTGTCGGATTGTTGGCAATCAGGATACACTATACGCAGCAGGCGATAATGCCCGTCAGTATTTCAAAAACTGCCACATTGAAGGAACTACCGATTTCATCTTCGGTTCGTCCACGGCTGTATTTCAGGATTGTGATATCCAGTGTAAAAAGCAGTCTTTCATTACAGCAGCCCGGACTCCGCAAGGGCAGCCATTCGGTTATGTTTTCATGAATTGCAAAATAAAAGCAGCTCCCGGTATCGGACAGGTTTACCTGGGCCGTCCCTGGAGGGCTTATGCCAACGTCGTTTTCATGAATTGCCAACTGGGTGATTTTATTCGCCCCGAAGGCTGGAGCAACTGGCACGACACCGATCGTTACAAAACGGCTTTCTACGCCGAGCATCACAACACCGGCGCAGGAGCGGATACAACGCAACGCGTTTCATGGTCGCATCAGTTAACCGATGAACAGGCTCAAAAGTATACCGTGGAAAACATCCTCGGATTGAACAGTTGGAAACTGAAATGA
- a CDS encoding glycoside hydrolase 43 family protein produces MKKRNKIYLLGLLLIAGNINRSVAQQKTDSLYVSKVWVADNGDGTYKNPVLHADYSDPDAIRVGTDFYMTASSFNCIPGLPILHSKDLVNWNLIGYALPKQPPFDVYDKPQHGNGVWAPCIRYHDGEYYIFYPDPDYGIYMIKAQNPKGPWSEPLLIKAGKGLIDPSPLWDNDGNAYLVHAFAGSRAGVKSVLMVSRMKPDGTELIGNEMMVYDGHQNDPTVEGPKFYKRHGYYYIFAPAGGVPTGWQIVLRSKNVFGPYERKKVMAQGSTPINGPHQGAWVDTPDEQSWFLHFQDKEAYGRDVLLEPMIWKNDWPVIGVDKNGDGVGEPVLTWKQPDVVRAYPIVTPPESDEFNKPKLGLQWQWHANPQVTWGFPSGRLGFYRLNCIPKPDGFVNLWSVPNLLLQKFPAEEFMVTTKLTFHNRFDGEEVGLVVMGEDYQYIKLEQENKQLMVKTVSCHDARKGNPEKEIFQQKFTGPTAYFRVKVREGAVCSFSFSADGKKFTEAGEKFHAVPGRWIGAKVGLFALRNGKINDAGNADIDWFRIEKIEK; encoded by the coding sequence ATGAAAAAAAGAAATAAAATATATCTCCTGGGGTTGTTACTCATAGCCGGAAACATCAATCGGTCCGTGGCTCAACAAAAGACCGACAGTCTTTATGTGTCTAAAGTGTGGGTAGCCGATAATGGCGACGGCACATACAAAAATCCGGTCTTGCATGCCGATTATTCCGACCCGGATGCGATTCGCGTTGGAACGGATTTCTACATGACGGCTTCGTCGTTCAATTGCATTCCCGGCCTGCCCATTCTCCATTCAAAGGATTTGGTCAACTGGAATTTGATTGGCTATGCGCTGCCTAAGCAACCTCCTTTCGATGTTTACGATAAACCGCAACATGGCAACGGCGTGTGGGCTCCCTGCATCCGTTATCACGATGGCGAATACTACATCTTCTACCCCGATCCGGACTACGGAATTTATATGATCAAGGCCCAAAATCCGAAAGGGCCCTGGTCGGAACCGCTGCTAATCAAAGCCGGGAAAGGACTGATCGATCCGTCACCTCTGTGGGATAACGATGGCAACGCTTACCTGGTTCACGCTTTCGCGGGAAGTCGCGCCGGCGTGAAAAGTGTATTGATGGTCAGCCGGATGAAGCCTGACGGAACCGAATTGATTGGCAATGAAATGATGGTTTATGACGGTCACCAAAACGATCCGACGGTTGAAGGGCCGAAATTCTATAAACGCCATGGTTATTATTACATCTTCGCTCCGGCTGGAGGCGTACCCACCGGCTGGCAGATTGTTCTGCGTTCGAAAAATGTATTTGGCCCTTACGAGCGAAAAAAGGTTATGGCACAAGGTTCAACGCCAATCAACGGGCCACATCAGGGTGCCTGGGTGGACACCCCGGACGAGCAAAGTTGGTTCCTCCATTTTCAGGATAAAGAGGCTTACGGCCGTGATGTGTTGCTGGAACCGATGATCTGGAAGAACGACTGGCCGGTAATTGGTGTCGATAAAAACGGAGACGGAGTTGGCGAACCGGTGCTGACATGGAAACAGCCGGACGTTGTTCGTGCTTATCCAATCGTAACGCCGCCGGAAAGTGACGAATTCAATAAACCGAAACTCGGATTGCAATGGCAATGGCATGCCAATCCACAAGTTACCTGGGGCTTTCCTTCCGGAAGACTGGGCTTCTATCGGTTGAACTGTATTCCCAAACCGGATGGCTTTGTGAATCTCTGGTCAGTTCCCAATCTACTGTTACAGAAATTTCCTGCTGAAGAATTTATGGTCACTACCAAATTGACTTTCCATAACCGCTTCGATGGTGAAGAGGTGGGACTCGTTGTCATGGGTGAAGATTACCAATACATCAAACTTGAGCAGGAAAACAAGCAACTGATGGTGAAAACGGTCTCCTGCCACGATGCACGAAAAGGGAATCCCGAAAAGGAAATTTTCCAACAGAAATTTACCGGCCCAACGGCGTACTTCAGGGTAAAAGTACGCGAAGGGGCTGTCTGTAGTTTCAGCTTTAGCGCCGACGGAAAGAAATTCACCGAGGCAGGGGAAAAGTTCCATGCCGTTCCCGGAAGATGGATTGGCGCCAAAGTTGGCCTTTTCGCCTTACGAAACGGGAAAATAAACGATGCCGGCAACGCCGATATTGACTGGTTCCGAATTGAAAAAATTGAGAAATAA
- a CDS encoding rhamnogalacturonan acetylesterase has protein sequence MSGRRKLKFEILLLLLVLLPVTNACSGEKKEEKQQKVCKVWIIGDSTVANYALEKDYPSKRFPITGWGQVFQPFLAKDSLKMVDHLIDADSVLVDDRAKGGRSTRTFFQEGRWREVYNQIQPGDLVLMQFGHNDASKNKPARYVNLQGYAEFLRLFVNQTREKGGTPILITPVARNYPWVDGHLENVHGGYPDAMKEVAKELHVDLIDLNQRSMDFFSRKGKDYVTENYFMNLPALVYEAYPDGQHDNTHFQPAGAREVARMVFEGLKQLNSNKLN, from the coding sequence ATGTCAGGAAGAAGAAAACTGAAATTTGAAATCCTTCTGCTGCTCCTTGTGCTGCTACCGGTAACCAATGCGTGTTCCGGGGAAAAGAAAGAGGAAAAGCAGCAGAAAGTCTGTAAGGTCTGGATCATTGGTGATTCCACTGTGGCCAATTACGCTCTGGAAAAAGATTATCCGAGTAAGCGATTTCCGATTACCGGCTGGGGACAGGTCTTTCAACCTTTCCTGGCAAAGGACAGCCTGAAAATGGTTGACCATTTAATCGATGCCGATAGCGTGCTCGTTGACGACCGGGCCAAAGGCGGACGCAGCACACGGACTTTCTTCCAGGAAGGACGCTGGCGCGAAGTCTATAACCAAATTCAACCGGGCGACCTGGTTTTGATGCAGTTCGGACATAACGATGCTTCGAAAAACAAACCCGCACGATATGTCAACCTTCAGGGGTATGCCGAATTCCTGCGCCTCTTCGTAAATCAAACCCGCGAAAAAGGAGGAACACCGATTCTGATTACTCCGGTGGCCCGGAATTATCCGTGGGTCGACGGGCATTTGGAAAACGTGCATGGTGGTTATCCGGATGCGATGAAAGAGGTGGCAAAAGAACTTCACGTCGACCTGATTGATCTGAATCAACGTTCCATGGATTTCTTTTCCCGGAAGGGTAAGGATTATGTGACTGAAAACTATTTCATGAATCTCCCGGCCTTGGTTTATGAAGCTTATCCTGACGGACAACACGATAACACCCATTTTCAGCCGGCCGGAGCACGAGAAGTGGCCCGAATGGTGTTTGAAGGCCTGAAACAATTGAATAGTAACAAACTGAACTAA